The Henckelia pumila isolate YLH828 chromosome 2, ASM3356847v2, whole genome shotgun sequence genome includes a window with the following:
- the LOC140881326 gene encoding E3 ubiquitin-protein ligase SINAT3-like yields MEPSIECISVLEGMHEDEILNAHSFSQFSTSKPFSHNNNLNGGLTTPPASVHELLECPVCTNSMYPPIHQCHNGHTLCSTCKVRVHNRCPTCRQELGDIRCLALEKVAESLELPCKHSSLGCPEIFPYYSKLKHEAICNFRPYNCPYAGSECSIAGDIPRLVSHLRDDHKVDMHSGCTFNHRYVKSNPRDVENATWMLTVFHCFGQYFCLHFEAFQLGGAPVYMAFLRFMGDEMEARNFSYSLEVGGNGRKLIWEGTPRSIRDGHRKVRDSHDGLIIQRNMALFFSGGDKNELKLRVTGRIWKEPQNPDGGACIPNLCS; encoded by the exons atggAACCTAGCATTGAATGCATATCAGTCCTTGAAGGGATGCACGAAGATGAGATCCTTAACGCCCATTCATTTTCGCAGTTTTCAACTTCAAAGCCATTCTCTCACAATAATAATCTCAATGGTGGGTTGACTACTCCGCCCGCAAGTGTTCACGAGCTTCTTGAATGCCCTGTTTGTACCAATTCTATGTACCCTCCCATCCATCAG TGCCACAACGGGCATACACTGTGTTCCACTTGTAAAGTAAGGGTGCACAACAGATGTCCTACTTGTAGACAGGAGCTTGGCGATATAAGATGCTTAGCACTTGAAAAAGTGGCTGAATCCCTTGAACTTCCTTGCAAGCATAGCTCCCTTGGATGCCCTGAAATCTTCCCTTACTACAGTAAACTGAAACATGAAGCCATTTGTAATTTTAGGCCTTACAACTGCCCTTACGCGGGATCAGAGTGCTCCATCGCTGGTGATATTCCACGCCTTGTTTCCCACTTGAGAGATGATCACAAGGTGGACATGCATTCAGGATGCACGTTTAATCATCGTTACGTGAAATCAAATCCTCGAGATGTAGAGAATGCGACATGGATGCTAACG GTCTTCCATTGTTTTGGTCAGTATTTTTGCCTTCATTTTGAAGCTTTCCAACTCGGAGGTGCCCCTGTATATATGGCTTTTCTTCGGTTCATGGGAGACGAGATGGAGGCTCGGAACTTTAGCTACAGTCTGGAGGTTGGAGGAAACGGTAGGAAACTTATATGGGAGGGCACCCCTCGAAGCATTAGAGATGGTCACCGAAAGGTTCGAGACAGTCATGATGGCCTCATCATACAGCGCAACATGGCACTTTTTTTCTCAGGAGGAGACAAGAACGAGCTTAAGCTTCGTGTAACCGGTCGTATATGGAAGGAACCACAGAATCCAGATGGTGGAGCTTGCATACCCAATCTCTGTAGTTaa